A stretch of Ferribacterium limneticum DNA encodes these proteins:
- a CDS encoding recombinase family protein, giving the protein MENRKVYSYLRFSAAKQATGTSIERQAEYALKWAESQGMVLDQTLTMKDEGLSAYHQKHVRSGALGLFLEAVTAGRIPTGSVLIVEGLDRLSRAEPIQAQAQLYQIINADITVVTSVDGKQYNRERLKANPMDLLYSLLVMIRAHEESETKSKRVAAAVLRRCQGWEAGTFRGKVPGGKDPSWVRWNGQAFELEPVMASAVKTAIQLYIEGNGPVRILQLFEEQGIPMTGSQRASNALALITKQPRLFIGQRPISTCGESFVLEGYYPPLLTAEEYARLLAAIAERKQAPRRAGGKSDYPSLFTGMSLAFCGNCGGKIVSCNSTRQFESGPSVYRWVRCTTCSLTASMARLKNQQASAGATAIEKAVLDYCSDQLNLDALLSGGGRDATLQAERALTAQTLAETEHKITKILDAALELDELPQALLRKAKELEDSLVGLRDRIHQLDAKVTAGEPAEATSLEWAALREGVMALDYDARLKCRQLIANTFSKVQFFFKGGRIPENCVDILLTSRTGVSRWLRIDRKTGQLVRGLELVK; this is encoded by the coding sequence ATGGAAAACAGAAAAGTTTATAGCTATCTCCGCTTCTCAGCAGCCAAGCAGGCCACTGGTACGAGCATTGAGCGCCAGGCTGAGTATGCACTGAAGTGGGCTGAGTCACAGGGCATGGTACTCGATCAGACCCTCACCATGAAGGATGAGGGTCTCTCAGCCTACCACCAGAAGCACGTTCGCTCTGGTGCCCTTGGCCTCTTCCTCGAAGCAGTTACAGCTGGGCGAATCCCTACAGGTTCGGTGTTGATCGTCGAGGGCCTTGATCGCTTGTCCCGGGCTGAGCCGATCCAAGCGCAGGCTCAGCTGTACCAGATCATCAACGCTGATATCACGGTGGTCACCTCCGTGGATGGCAAGCAGTACAACCGGGAACGCCTCAAAGCTAACCCGATGGACCTCCTCTACTCGCTGCTTGTGATGATCCGAGCACACGAGGAGAGTGAGACTAAAAGCAAGCGCGTAGCTGCTGCTGTCCTTCGACGTTGCCAGGGGTGGGAGGCCGGTACGTTCCGTGGCAAGGTGCCAGGCGGAAAGGACCCCTCTTGGGTGCGTTGGAACGGGCAGGCGTTTGAGCTTGAGCCTGTCATGGCTTCCGCAGTCAAGACCGCGATCCAGTTGTACATAGAGGGCAATGGTCCGGTTCGTATCCTGCAGCTCTTCGAGGAGCAGGGCATCCCTATGACTGGATCACAACGCGCCTCAAACGCGCTGGCACTGATCACGAAGCAGCCTCGCTTGTTCATCGGGCAAAGGCCTATTTCCACGTGCGGAGAGTCGTTCGTGCTGGAAGGGTACTACCCTCCATTGCTCACTGCTGAGGAGTACGCACGACTGCTGGCCGCGATTGCAGAGCGTAAGCAGGCCCCGCGTAGGGCTGGCGGCAAGAGTGACTATCCTAGCCTGTTCACTGGGATGTCATTGGCGTTCTGCGGGAACTGTGGGGGCAAAATTGTCTCCTGCAACAGCACACGCCAGTTCGAAAGCGGTCCTTCGGTCTATCGCTGGGTGCGCTGCACGACGTGCTCTCTGACAGCCAGCATGGCTCGCCTGAAGAACCAGCAGGCTAGTGCCGGCGCGACAGCGATAGAGAAAGCTGTGCTCGACTATTGCTCTGATCAGCTCAACCTAGACGCCCTACTGAGTGGCGGTGGTAGGGATGCGACGCTGCAAGCCGAACGAGCTTTAACTGCCCAGACTCTTGCTGAAACTGAGCACAAGATCACAAAAATCCTCGACGCAGCCCTTGAACTGGACGAACTGCCGCAGGCGTTGCTGCGAAAAGCAAAGGAGCTTGAGGACTCCTTGGTTGGACTCAGGGACAGGATTCACCAGCTGGATGCCAAGGTGACTGCAGGCGAACCCGCTGAGGCTACTTCACTTGAGTGGGCTGCGTTGAGGGAAGGGGTGATGGCACTGGACTACGACGCTCGCCTGAAGTGTCGGCAGCTAATCGCCAATACCTTTAGCAAGGTCCAGTTCTTTTTCAAGGGTGGGCGTATCCCAGAGAACTGTGTAGATATCCTACTCACCTCCAGAACCGGAGTATCCCGGTGGCTACGGATTGACCGTAAGACTGGGCAACTGGTTCGAGGGCTGGAATTGGTTAAGTAG
- a CDS encoding host specificity protein J produces the protein MNGFQSILIDDTPLQNADSSYNFNGFTVETRSGAVVQTHVPGFPATEAVIASSIGEVTAGTPLTRMLIGAYYDAARIMVTVPRLSTQNPTSGDVTGGSVGVQISVNGAVVITDTITGKASSPYSKDYRIELPGDGPWTIQVAKTTPDSDDYNLRDLQWASLTALIDSKFSYPNSALVGITIDASQFSAIPTRAYDMKGLRIRVPKNYDPITRVYATTGPGTSGGIWNGEMKVAWSDNPAWCFYDLLTNPRYGLGEFVPESQVDKANLYAIGKYCDELVPDGYGGQEPRFSCNMYLQTREEAFKVLSDMTGLFAGMLFWASGGLSCTQDAPADAAYQFTNANVIDGLFTYNGSSRSVRHTTALVSYNDPLDQYRRKVEYVEDPEGIERYGIRQAELVAIGCASRGQAHRMGKRILLTERYLTDVVTFKVGLEHLRCYPGAVIKVMDNDKAGARLGGRVKAATLNKITLDKSVTLLGTEAYTLSVIKPDGTIEERGVFLTPGETTELDLTSALSEVPNTQSVWVLASTAVSPQLFKVVSMKELEGITYEITALQYNPSKFAAIDQGTQFEPLANTVTPARPAEKLAAPTGLTHTIVHYIDQNGYYRPRVTIHWDAIGSPYVATYTVSYRYGGGTWRSMPDVAVTEVELEDATPGDYEISVAGVSILGRPGHVSSDTFVVPSIDPTSVYSATTVSLVEAWEGPDLTVGWVALPRVRGYYVRFKVGATIVRQFETPDLQFTYRFAQMAADQSDAPSRTLTVEVEGISPSGAHGATASIVVTNSQMAEAPAPSVDEGVQAFAVTVGKPAKADYAGTIFWASQTSGFTPDDSNKIYEGPATSFLHMGTGSWFFKAAYYDLFGKTGLNISAESGGSSFNAGGLPSVSTLPASPADVGGQQVVYHLVEKKLYRWDGVSAWTNKIDGGDMIPESILAEHIASIDLKAISASVGELETGKMKVDNTGHIRGGQPAFDNGSGFWLGYDVNAYKLSLGNAASDKMTFDENGMVINGNLSIVSNASTPAILNGSFDAGLLNWTTQVAGAQGSWSAANVDTRSCIKFTTPSTYGTSFDTYLYSDKFVVAPGQVFSSTVTFSVDALPLNAGMTITLECSTNPAFSGQYVGTGDISVFISQQDISVVGEWITVALDGLIPPGSCFASLVIYFWGQQGS, from the coding sequence GTGAATGGCTTTCAGTCCATTCTAATCGACGACACCCCTCTGCAGAATGCGGATTCATCCTACAACTTCAACGGTTTCACTGTTGAAACTCGTAGCGGTGCAGTTGTCCAGACCCACGTTCCCGGCTTCCCAGCCACTGAGGCGGTTATTGCCTCGTCCATCGGCGAGGTGACTGCTGGTACGCCTCTGACGCGCATGCTGATCGGTGCTTACTATGACGCAGCCCGCATCATGGTTACTGTGCCCCGCCTCTCCACTCAGAACCCTACGTCGGGCGATGTTACTGGCGGATCGGTAGGCGTCCAGATCAGCGTGAATGGTGCAGTCGTTATCACCGACACGATCACCGGCAAGGCCTCAAGTCCTTACAGTAAGGACTACCGTATCGAACTCCCCGGAGATGGTCCTTGGACTATACAAGTGGCTAAGACCACCCCTGATTCTGACGACTACAACTTACGAGACCTACAATGGGCCTCGCTGACGGCCCTCATTGACTCCAAGTTCTCGTACCCGAACTCGGCCCTCGTTGGGATCACTATCGATGCCAGCCAGTTCTCTGCCATCCCTACTCGTGCTTATGACATGAAAGGGTTGCGGATCAGGGTTCCGAAGAATTACGACCCGATCACTCGCGTGTATGCCACCACCGGGCCGGGCACTTCTGGAGGTATCTGGAACGGAGAGATGAAGGTCGCCTGGTCGGACAACCCTGCCTGGTGCTTCTACGATCTGCTGACCAACCCGCGCTACGGCCTTGGTGAGTTCGTCCCTGAATCTCAAGTAGACAAGGCGAACCTGTACGCGATTGGCAAGTACTGCGACGAGCTTGTACCTGATGGCTATGGAGGCCAAGAGCCTCGCTTCAGTTGCAACATGTATCTGCAGACGAGAGAGGAAGCTTTCAAGGTCCTGTCGGACATGACCGGACTGTTTGCCGGCATGCTGTTCTGGGCCTCTGGCGGCTTGTCCTGCACGCAGGATGCGCCTGCAGACGCTGCCTACCAATTCACAAACGCCAACGTAATTGACGGCCTCTTCACTTACAACGGGTCTTCCCGGTCTGTTCGACACACCACTGCTCTAGTTAGCTACAACGACCCGCTCGACCAGTATCGCCGCAAGGTGGAGTACGTTGAGGACCCCGAGGGTATCGAACGTTATGGCATCCGACAGGCTGAACTGGTGGCCATTGGCTGTGCTTCACGCGGGCAGGCTCACCGGATGGGTAAGCGGATTCTCCTGACGGAGCGCTATCTCACTGATGTGGTCACGTTCAAGGTGGGCCTTGAACACCTGCGCTGTTACCCCGGAGCCGTGATCAAGGTCATGGACAACGACAAGGCTGGGGCGCGGTTGGGCGGTCGAGTCAAAGCTGCAACGCTGAACAAGATTACGCTGGACAAGTCGGTAACCCTCCTTGGTACTGAGGCCTACACGCTCTCAGTGATCAAGCCTGATGGAACCATCGAGGAGAGGGGTGTGTTCCTGACTCCCGGCGAGACCACGGAACTGGACCTGACTTCGGCGCTCTCCGAGGTGCCAAACACACAATCGGTATGGGTCCTTGCCAGTACGGCGGTTTCACCGCAACTGTTCAAGGTGGTGAGCATGAAGGAACTGGAGGGGATCACCTACGAGATCACTGCCCTTCAGTACAACCCGAGCAAGTTCGCCGCTATTGACCAAGGCACGCAGTTCGAACCCCTTGCGAATACCGTGACGCCGGCTCGGCCGGCTGAGAAGCTGGCAGCGCCCACTGGCCTGACCCACACGATCGTGCATTACATCGATCAGAATGGCTACTACCGTCCGAGGGTTACTATCCATTGGGATGCCATCGGCTCACCCTACGTGGCAACCTACACAGTCTCCTATCGTTACGGTGGGGGCACCTGGAGAAGCATGCCTGACGTGGCGGTGACTGAAGTTGAACTTGAGGACGCTACCCCCGGCGACTATGAGATCAGCGTGGCGGGTGTATCAATCCTTGGTCGCCCGGGGCATGTTTCATCTGACACGTTTGTGGTTCCAAGTATTGATCCGACCAGTGTCTATTCAGCTACCACTGTATCTCTGGTGGAAGCGTGGGAAGGTCCGGACCTGACAGTGGGCTGGGTAGCCTTGCCTCGTGTGAGAGGCTACTACGTGCGGTTCAAGGTGGGCGCTACCATCGTGCGCCAGTTTGAAACTCCCGATCTGCAATTTACCTACCGCTTCGCCCAGATGGCGGCTGACCAGTCTGACGCCCCTTCTCGTACCCTGACTGTCGAAGTGGAAGGGATTTCCCCTTCAGGAGCACACGGGGCTACGGCATCAATCGTTGTAACCAACTCGCAAATGGCTGAGGCTCCAGCTCCATCTGTAGATGAAGGCGTACAGGCTTTTGCGGTAACGGTTGGTAAGCCAGCCAAAGCTGATTATGCCGGGACGATCTTCTGGGCTTCCCAGACTTCGGGATTCACGCCCGATGATAGCAATAAAATCTACGAGGGACCGGCAACATCCTTCCTGCACATGGGTACAGGCAGCTGGTTCTTCAAGGCAGCCTACTATGACCTGTTCGGGAAGACTGGCCTGAACATTAGCGCTGAGTCAGGTGGCAGCAGCTTTAACGCAGGAGGCTTGCCATCCGTCTCAACCCTACCAGCCAGCCCAGCTGACGTAGGTGGTCAGCAGGTCGTCTACCACCTTGTAGAGAAAAAACTTTACCGATGGGATGGTGTATCGGCCTGGACAAATAAGATCGACGGTGGTGACATGATCCCCGAGTCTATTCTGGCAGAGCACATCGCATCTATCGATCTGAAGGCTATCAGCGCCAGCGTTGGTGAGTTAGAGACCGGCAAGATGAAGGTCGACAATACTGGTCATATCCGAGGTGGGCAGCCCGCATTTGATAATGGTAGTGGGTTCTGGCTTGGCTATGATGTTAACGCTTACAAGCTCTCACTTGGCAACGCCGCCTCTGACAAGATGACGTTCGATGAGAACGGCATGGTGATCAACGGTAACCTGTCCATTGTTTCCAACGCCAGCACACCTGCCATTCTCAATGGCAGTTTCGATGCAGGACTGTTGAATTGGACCACGCAGGTTGCAGGTGCTCAAGGTTCATGGAGTGCTGCCAACGTCGATACAAGGTCGTGCATAAAATTCACAACGCCGTCCACCTACGGAACATCGTTTGACACCTACCTGTACTCTGACAAGTTCGTCGTTGCCCCGGGTCAGGTTTTCTCATCGACAGTCACCTTCAGTGTGGATGCGCTACCTCTAAACGCAGGGATGACGATCACATTGGAGTGCAGTACCAATCCTGCGTTCAGCGGTCAGTATGTCGGGACCGGTGACATCAGCGTGTTCATCAGCCAGCAGGATATATCCGTAGTTGGTGAATGGATCACTGTCGCATTGGACGGTTTGATCCCGCCTGGTAGCTGCTTTGCATCCCTTGTAATCTACTTCTGGGGGCAGCAGGGGTCATGA